In the Emys orbicularis isolate rEmyOrb1 chromosome 3, rEmyOrb1.hap1, whole genome shotgun sequence genome, one interval contains:
- the RNASEH1 gene encoding ribonuclease H1 isoform X1: MWRRLFAALIHPCFVPSSSGSSMFYAVRRGRRIGVYQTWEECREQVNRYPAASFKKFASEADAWSFVGSGAQQSSSHSAGTNGISSLTQKSDSYWNELETASPSYSTCKRPYEQSSEEESNRKHVKYNETYSAPSVSKDKFSYMGDSVVVYTDGCCSSNGRRKARAGVGVYWGPDHPLNTSDRLSGRQTNQRAEIHAACRAIEQAKSQNIKKLVLYTDSKFTINGITSWVDNWKNNGWRTSTGKDVINKEDFERLDKLSEGIEIQWMHVPGHAGFTGNEAADRLAREGAGKQNS; encoded by the exons ATGTGGCGGCGCCTGTTCGCGGCGCTCATTCACCCTTGTTTTGtccccagcagcagcgggagcagcATGTTCTACGCGGTGCGCAGAGGCAGGCGAATCGGAGTCTATCAGACCTG GGAGGAGTGCCGAGAGCAGGTGAACAGGTATCCGGCCGCCAGCTTCAAGAAATTTGCCAGCGAGGCAGATGCTTGGTCCTTCGTGGGCAGTGGGGCACAGCAGTCCTCATCCCATTCAGCAG gtaCTAATGGCATATCTAGTTTAACACAAAAGAGTGACAGCTACTGGAATGAACTGGAGACAGCAAGCCCAAGTTACAGTACATGCAAGAGACCATATGAGCAGTCTTCGGAGGAAGAATCAAACAGAAAACATGTAAAATACAATGAGACATACTCGGCACCTTCAGTGAGCAAAGATAAATTCTCATATATGG GTGACTCTGTAGTTGTTTATACAGATGGCTGCTGCTCAAGTAATGGGCGTCGTAAGGCACGTGCTGGAGTAGGAGTCTATTGGGGACCAGACCACCCTTT AAATACTAGTGATAGGCTTTCTGGACGGCAGACCAACCAAAGAGCTGAAATACAT GCAGCCTGCAGAGCAATAGAGCAAGCAAAGAGTCAAAACATCAAGAAACTGGTTCTTTACACTGATAGCAAGTTCACTATAAATG GTATAACAAGTTGGGTAGACAACTGGAAAAATAATGGCTGGAGAACAAGCACAGGAAAAGATGTAATAAATAAAGAAGACTTTGAAAGACTTGATAAGCTTTCAGAGGGAATAGAAATTCAGTGG ATGCATGTTCCTGGTCATGCTGGCTTTACAGGAAATGAAGCAGCTGATAGACTTGCAAGAGAAGGAGCTGGAAAACAAAACTCCTAG
- the RNASEH1 gene encoding ribonuclease H1 isoform X2: MFYAVRRGRRIGVYQTWEECREQVNRYPAASFKKFASEADAWSFVGSGAQQSSSHSAGTNGISSLTQKSDSYWNELETASPSYSTCKRPYEQSSEEESNRKHVKYNETYSAPSVSKDKFSYMGDSVVVYTDGCCSSNGRRKARAGVGVYWGPDHPLNTSDRLSGRQTNQRAEIHAACRAIEQAKSQNIKKLVLYTDSKFTINGITSWVDNWKNNGWRTSTGKDVINKEDFERLDKLSEGIEIQWMHVPGHAGFTGNEAADRLAREGAGKQNS; the protein is encoded by the exons ATGTTCTACGCGGTGCGCAGAGGCAGGCGAATCGGAGTCTATCAGACCTG GGAGGAGTGCCGAGAGCAGGTGAACAGGTATCCGGCCGCCAGCTTCAAGAAATTTGCCAGCGAGGCAGATGCTTGGTCCTTCGTGGGCAGTGGGGCACAGCAGTCCTCATCCCATTCAGCAG gtaCTAATGGCATATCTAGTTTAACACAAAAGAGTGACAGCTACTGGAATGAACTGGAGACAGCAAGCCCAAGTTACAGTACATGCAAGAGACCATATGAGCAGTCTTCGGAGGAAGAATCAAACAGAAAACATGTAAAATACAATGAGACATACTCGGCACCTTCAGTGAGCAAAGATAAATTCTCATATATGG GTGACTCTGTAGTTGTTTATACAGATGGCTGCTGCTCAAGTAATGGGCGTCGTAAGGCACGTGCTGGAGTAGGAGTCTATTGGGGACCAGACCACCCTTT AAATACTAGTGATAGGCTTTCTGGACGGCAGACCAACCAAAGAGCTGAAATACAT GCAGCCTGCAGAGCAATAGAGCAAGCAAAGAGTCAAAACATCAAGAAACTGGTTCTTTACACTGATAGCAAGTTCACTATAAATG GTATAACAAGTTGGGTAGACAACTGGAAAAATAATGGCTGGAGAACAAGCACAGGAAAAGATGTAATAAATAAAGAAGACTTTGAAAGACTTGATAAGCTTTCAGAGGGAATAGAAATTCAGTGG ATGCATGTTCCTGGTCATGCTGGCTTTACAGGAAATGAAGCAGCTGATAGACTTGCAAGAGAAGGAGCTGGAAAACAAAACTCCTAG